A window of the Mus pahari chromosome 1, PAHARI_EIJ_v1.1, whole genome shotgun sequence genome harbors these coding sequences:
- the Rbmxl2 gene encoding RNA-binding motif protein, X-linked-like-2: MVEADRPGKLFIGGLNLETDEKGLEAAFGKYGRIIEVLLMKDRETSKSRGFAFVTFENPADAKAAARDMNGKSLDGKAIKVAQATKPVFESGRRGPPPPRSRGRPRGLRGTRGGGPRRPPSRGGSADEGGYTGDFDLRSSRAPMPLKRGPPPRRAGPPPKRAAPSGPARSGAGIRGRAAGSRGRDGYGGPPRRELPPPRRDPYLGPRDEGYSPRESYSSRDYPSARDPRDFAPSPRDYTYRDYGHSSTRDECPSRGYCERDGYGGRERDYEHPSGGSYRDPFDSYGDPRGAGPARGPPPSYGGGRYDEYRGCSPDGYGGRDSYRSERYSSGRERGGRPERGLPPSVERSCPAPRDSYSRSGRRAPPRGGGRVGSRLERGGGRSRY, from the coding sequence ATGGTTGAAGCCGACCGTCCAGGGAAGCTCTTCATCGGGGGTCTCAACCTCGAGACCGACGAGAAGGGCCTCGAAGCCGCTTTCGGCAAATATGGCCGCATCATCGAGGTGCTCCTGATGAAGGACCGGGAAACCTCCAAGTCCAGAGGCTTCGCCTTCGTCACCTTCGAGAACCCCGCGGACGCCAAGGCCGCAGCCCGAGACATGAACGGCAAGTCCCTGGATGGTAAGGCCATCAAAGTGGCCCAAGCCACCAAGCCGGTGTTCGAGAGCGGCCGGCGCGGGCCCCCTCCTCCCCGAAGCCGCGGCCGCCCGAGGGGCCTGCGCGGGACCCGCGGCGGCGGCCCGAGGCGCCCTCCCTCTCGGGGCGGGTCGGCCGACGAAGGCGGCTACACGGGGGATTTCGACCTGCGCTCTTCGCGGGCCCCCATGCCACTGAAGCGCGGGCCGCCGCCGCGCCGGGCCGGGCCTCCGCCCAAGAGAGCAGCGCCGTCGGGCCCGGCGCGCAGCGGCGCGGGGATTCGCGGGCGGGCGGCGGGCTCCCGGGGACGAGACGGCTACGGGGGCCCGCCGCGCCGGGAGCTGCCACCGCCGCGCCGCGACCCTTACCTGGGTCCGCGCGACGAGGGCTACTCGCCCCGGGAGAGCTATTCGAGCCGCGACTACCCGAGCGCCCGGGACCCGCGCGACTTCGCGCCCTCGCCCCGCGACTACACCTACCGCGACTATGGCCACTCGAGCACGCGAGACGAATGCCCTTCCCGGGGCTACTGCGAGCGCGACGGCTACGGCGGCCGCGAGCGCGACTACGAGCACCCTAGCGGAGGCTCCTACCGCGACCCCTTCGACAGCTACGGGGACCCGCGTGGCGCCGGCCCTGCCCGAGGTCCGCCGCCATCTTACGGCGGGGGCCGCTACGACGAGTACCGAGGCTGCTCGCCCGACGGCTATGGCGGCCGCGACAGCTACCGCAGCGAGCGCTACTCGAGTGGCCGCGAGCGCGGGGGTAGACCGGAGCGCGGGCTGCCGCCGTCTGTAGAACGAAGCTGCCCGGCGCCGCGCGATTCCTACAGCCGCTCGGGCCGCCGGGCGCCCCCGAGGGGCGGAGGCCGCGTGGGAAGCCGCCTGGAGCGAGGGGGAGGCCGGAGCAGGTACTGA